One window from the genome of Candidatus Poribacteria bacterium encodes:
- a CDS encoding ABC transporter ATP-binding protein: MVSENSNAPNTEPRPSALKTLRRFFLVAWHASRFGAIAQALLTLAHGGIPIGILWASRELVNLIAAFLDQEADLNLETAAPWVIALVLLAMLRNIAGTCDGYLQWKMKNLIGLHQQGALLEATTHIDFAVFDQPQTYDLIQRARQALGHRLTNLLRFITEIGQLCVTLVGYGVLLWVADPLLVLVVVLPALPSAWLKIRAAENRYSHDYAATPVRRMMDYMLSLLLGTSSGQEVRLYGLFNHLFGRWRTNHEKWKEESLAKIWTEARASIGTTIAEMIAYAVAIGILAARIVDGNLTLGDYVILTGTAAFFQGDLEGLLRLIQDILEDVPLLRDLHLLLERGKTARTQSGTETFPQPLQQGMEVRNLRFQYPGADNDVLQDINFHVHPGEIISIVGVNGAGKSTLIKLLLGLYQPDDGTIRYDDKDISAIAPEQMALNCAAVFQDFARFRRPVREELVPGPPNLHIDDDALWRVINAVGIEERFQTLPRGLDTFLDPSLGEEGEGAELSGGEWQKVALARALVRNPQVLVLDEPTAALDPQAEVELYQRFVELAAGRMTFLISHRIGSARLADRILVLDEGRIVEDGTHEALLAQDGLYARFFQAQAHWYQ; encoded by the coding sequence ATGGTTTCGGAAAATTCTAACGCTCCGAACACAGAACCTCGTCCTTCTGCCCTAAAGACACTGCGTCGTTTTTTCCTTGTCGCTTGGCACGCCAGCCGATTTGGAGCAATCGCTCAAGCACTGCTAACACTCGCACACGGGGGTATCCCGATAGGGATTCTTTGGGCAAGCAGGGAACTGGTGAATCTCATCGCTGCTTTTCTCGATCAGGAAGCGGATTTGAATTTAGAAACCGCAGCACCGTGGGTGATAGCACTCGTGCTTTTGGCAATGCTCAGAAATATAGCAGGCACCTGTGATGGATATCTGCAATGGAAGATGAAAAACCTCATTGGTCTCCACCAACAGGGAGCCTTACTTGAGGCGACAACGCATATCGACTTTGCAGTTTTTGATCAACCGCAGACGTATGATTTGATACAACGAGCGCGACAAGCACTCGGGCATCGGCTCACCAACCTGCTGCGATTTATAACGGAAATTGGGCAACTCTGTGTGACATTAGTGGGGTACGGGGTCCTCCTATGGGTAGCGGATCCACTGTTGGTACTCGTAGTCGTGTTACCCGCACTTCCGTCTGCTTGGCTTAAAATTAGAGCAGCAGAAAATAGGTACAGCCACGATTACGCAGCGACACCTGTCCGGCGTATGATGGATTATATGCTGAGTTTATTGCTCGGCACTTCCTCTGGACAGGAAGTGCGCCTCTATGGTCTTTTCAATCACCTTTTCGGACGCTGGCGAACGAACCACGAAAAATGGAAGGAAGAATCGCTGGCAAAGATATGGACGGAAGCGAGAGCCTCTATCGGTACAACTATCGCTGAAATGATTGCTTATGCAGTAGCGATTGGAATTCTCGCTGCGCGTATTGTAGACGGCAACCTCACGCTTGGGGATTATGTGATTCTTACCGGCACCGCTGCATTCTTCCAAGGAGATTTGGAGGGATTACTCAGGCTAATACAGGACATACTTGAAGACGTACCTTTGCTTCGTGATTTACACCTCCTCTTAGAACGCGGAAAAACAGCGCGTACACAGTCAGGAACCGAGACATTCCCACAGCCGCTACAGCAAGGAATGGAGGTTCGCAATCTACGTTTCCAATATCCCGGTGCGGATAACGACGTGTTACAAGACATAAACTTTCATGTGCATCCCGGCGAGATAATTAGCATTGTAGGGGTTAACGGCGCAGGCAAATCAACACTTATCAAACTACTGCTCGGATTATACCAACCCGATGATGGCACCATTCGATATGATGATAAAGATATATCCGCGATTGCCCCGGAACAGATGGCACTTAACTGTGCCGCCGTTTTCCAAGACTTCGCGCGTTTTCGTAGACCTGTGCGTGAGGAATTGGTGCCAGGTCCACCAAACCTTCATATTGATGACGACGCGCTCTGGCGTGTCATCAATGCGGTTGGTATTGAGGAGCGTTTTCAGACGCTTCCGCGCGGCTTGGATACCTTCCTCGACCCTTCACTCGGCGAAGAAGGTGAAGGAGCGGAACTCTCTGGCGGAGAATGGCAAAAAGTCGCACTTGCGCGAGCCTTAGTGAGGAATCCTCAAGTCCTTGTGCTTGACGAGCCGACTGCTGCCTTAGACCCACAAGCCGAAGTCGAACTTTACCAACGTTTCGTTGAACTTGCTGCTGGACGAATGACATTCTTGATTTCACATCGCATCGGATCGGCGCGTCTTGCTGACCGTATTTTGGTATTAGATGAGGGACGTATTGTTGAAGACGGCACGCATGAGGCATTACTTGCCCAAGATGGTCTCTATGCCAGATTCTTTCAAGCACAAGCACACTGGTACCAATAG